CCCTTTTAGGAAAATAATGGATCGTAGGATTAATTTCAGGGGTAATTCAGTACTTGGTGTATTTGCCAGGTGTACTGAGGATTTTGTTTTACTGCCTCGAGAAGCAGACAGGGAATTAAAACAGACCATAGAAAATTTCTTGGACGTTACTGCTATTTCAACATCCCTTGACGGCAGTAGCATTATAGGTTGTTTATGCTGTGGGAATAGTAAAGGATTTTTGGTATCGGAAAAAGCCAATAAAGATGAACTAAGTGACATCGGGAAGAACGTGCCAATTCAACGTCTTGAAGGTATTCTTACAGCTCTCGGGAACAATATTCTGGTAAATGACACCGCAGCTCTCGTAAACCCGAATATGACAGACAGTGCTGTTGAAAAAATAGAAGAATTCCTGGATGTGGATGTGCATAAGGGAACAATAGGCGGGCTCAAAACAGTAGGCATGGCTGCCTGTGCTACAAATAAAGGTATCCTGGTACATCCCATGGCCAGCAAATTCGAGCTCGATCGTCTGGATGAAATATTCGGTCTGCCAGTGGATATCGGGACCGTGAACCTGG
This Methanosarcinales archaeon DNA region includes the following protein-coding sequences:
- a CDS encoding translation initiation factor IF-6, with amino-acid sequence MDRRINFRGNSVLGVFARCTEDFVLLPREADRELKQTIENFLDVTAISTSLDGSSIIGCLCCGNSKGFLVSEKANKDELSDIGKNVPIQRLEGILTALGNNILVNDTAALVNPNMTDSAVEKIEEFLDVDVHKGTIGGLKTVGMAACATNKGILVHPMASKFELDRLDEIFGLPVDIGTVNLGSPQVGSGLLANSKGYVVGRETTGHEMGRIEDALGFL